A genomic region of Bactrocera dorsalis isolate Fly_Bdor chromosome 3, ASM2337382v1, whole genome shotgun sequence contains the following coding sequences:
- the LOC125777319 gene encoding tigger transposable element-derived protein 6-like, giving the protein MAANVKFLAKVMAGNKRKTLSIKEKLKVIAESKTISKPELCSKYGCSSSTLNKILRNAGEIANKSSTRKLSAKRMRQGKEAQVEQALMIWFNQLRSSGAVISSNLMLEKAKQLAVKLKKDFTPTQGWLWRLQKRNGIQLRNIHGEERSTDKENAEIFLSTTLPHIIANYDQVNIFNADESALFFKALPQKTLTHKGQTVKGFKTSKDRLTLLFICNATGEFKEVIVIGKSKSPRCFKNKVLPLKYYSNKKAWMTQEIWGKVLNKLDTQMREQNRKIVLLVDNAACHKISDTLTNINLQFLPPNTTAITQPLDQGIIHCFKAYYRQSIIRKQVAAIERGQTVAEFEKSLNIFQVIHMIKHSFWMVKPESIQNCFKKAKFITTPTDQQFEDTSAEVEKIVKSLAGANTQSSFETYIVCDDDIVCYGNWTDEEIVSSIVDTEADPLQIDNDGSEDEEETEEVLKTASLAEVLHCIHSLRAHFLPKNKYIAELESMEGDILHNEMSFQTKITNWFFKRNF; this is encoded by the exons ATGGCggcaaatgtaaaatttttggcaaaagt gaTGGCTGGTAACAAAAGAAAGACGCTTTCCATAAAGGAGAAACTTAAAGTTATCGCTGAAAGTAAAACCATATCAAAACCTGAACTGTGTTCCAAATATGGGTGCTCTTCAAGtacactaaataaaattttaagaaacgcAGGCGAAATTGCTAACAAATCGTCCACGCGCAAATTGTCTGCAAAAAGAATGAGGCAAGGTAAAGAAGCCCAGGTGGAGCAGGCGTTAATGATATGGTTTAATCAACTGAGATCCTCTGGAGCAGTAATCTCTTCAAACTTAATGCTGGAAAAAGCCAAGCAGCTTGCAGTGAAgctaaaaaaagattttacgCCAACGCAAGGATGGCTCTGGCGATTACAGAAGCGCAATGGCATTCAGTTAAGAAATATTCACGGCGAAGAACGCTCCACTGATAAGGAAAATGCAGAAATATTTCTGAGCACAACTCTTCCACATATTATAGCGAACTATGATCAGgtgaatattttcaatgcaGACGAAAGTGCCTTGTTCTTTAAAGCATTGCCGCAAAAAACGCTTACACATAAGGGACAAACAGTGAAAGGGTTCAAGACCTCTAAGGACCGGCTAACGCTTCTTTTTATTTGCAATGCCACGGGAGAATTTAAGGAAGTCATTGTCATTGGAAAGTCAAAGAGTCCGCGatgctttaaaaataaagttttgccatTAAAGTATTACTCTAACAAGAAAGCGTGGATGACGCAGGAGATTTGGggtaaagttttaaataagttGGATACACAAATGAGAGAACAGAATCGAAAAATTGTTCTGCTGGTTGACAATGCGGCTTGTCATAAGATTTCTGACACTTTGACAAACATTAACCTTCAGTTTTTGCCTCCAAATACAACTGCAATAACTCAGCCTCTGGATCAAGGAATTATCCACTGTTTTAAGGCGTACTATAGGCAGAGTATTATTCGGAAACAGGTTGCTGCAATTGAACGCGGACAAACAGTGGctgaatttgaaaaatcactCAATATATTTCAAGTTATTCATATGATTAAACATAGCTTTTGGATGGTGAAACCTGAATCAATTCAAAACTGTTTCAAAAAG gcAAAATTTATAACTACACCCACTGATCAGCAATTTGAAGATACAAGTGCTGAAGTAGAAAAAATCGTTAAGAGCCTGGCAGGTGCAAATACACAAAGCTCATTTGaaacatatattgtatgtgatGACGACATTGTGTGCTATGGCAATTGGACTGATGAGGAAATTGTCAGTTCCATTGTTGATACAGAAGCAGATCCACTGCAAATTGATAACGACGGGTCTGAAGATGAAGAGGAGACTGAGGAAGTGTTAAAAACAGCGTCACTTGCAGAAGTTCTGCATTGTATTCACAGCCTCAGAGCCCACTTCctgccaaaaaataaatacattgctGAATTAGAAAGCATGGAAGGAGACATTCTCCATAATGAGATGTCTTTccaaactaaaataacaaattggTTTTTTAAACGTAATTTTTAA